The Triticum aestivum cultivar Chinese Spring chromosome 7B, IWGSC CS RefSeq v2.1, whole genome shotgun sequence genome window below encodes:
- the LOC123162901 gene encoding glutamate receptor 2.8-like has translation MERALAVALLVMLTLWSVPVAAGDGGISLAPEACRLDRLPRGSPGDATTAEIGRMNNRILSGRDTGALTRGYVKELKVAVPKKPGFKAFVNATSHNASGYCIDIFEAAAKKLPHVLHYEFVAVDGSYDELVRNVSSGNYDAVVGDITITAARAVDVDFTMPYTESGVSLLVLTENDSKSGIEWVFLKPLTTQLWLALMGGFFFTGLVVWTIEWPRNPEYQRSSLRQCSTALYFSFSTLTFSHVQSYTASLSSILTAKRLRPSVTDLEQLRSNGDYIGYQSGSFVRSVLIKEGFNVNRLKDYPNKEEYAKALRKGSKNGGVSAIVDEIPYITSFLSDPKYINEFQMVNRIYKTPGLGFVFPQKSPLVHDLSVAILDLGAEGSRIEKKWLGTETPLPSYGIPNTDATPLTLRSFSGLFIITVCMSALMLLISIAKSVHAKYTKVRDSDMQSADGDGRSEGHRGFGPLQNDMGNGSMADQPHHEARNEHPQGVSGIRESPGDVEPNDSVPEHAILIEMNTR, from the exons ATGGAGCGCGCGCTGGCCGTCGCCTTGCTCGTCATGCTCACGCTCTGGAGCGTGCCGGTGGCGGCCGGCGACGGAGGCATTTCCCTGGCGCCGGAGGCGTGCCGCCTGGACCGGCTTCCCCGTGGCTCACCCGGAGACGCTACAACGGCTG AAATCGGGAGAATGAACAACAGAATACTATCGGGAAGAGACACAGGAGCTTTGACCAGAGGCTATGTGAAGGAGCTCAAGGTTGCTGTGCCTAAAAAACCGGGGTTTAAAGCTTTTGTGAATGCAACTTCTCATAATGCCAGTGGCTATTGCATTGATATCTTTGAGGCTGCTGCGAAGAAACTACCACATGTTCTTCATTATGAGTTCGTTGCTGTTGATGGTTCTTATGACGAACTAGTACGCAACGTGTCTTCGGGG AACTACGATGCAGTAGTGGGTGACATAACTATAACCGCAGCGCGAGCTGTAGACGTGGACTTCACGATGCCATACACTGAGTCAGGCGTGTCACTGCTTGTGCTCACCGAGAATGACTCCAAGTCAGGAATTGAATGGGTGTTCCTAAAGCCACTAACAACACAACTTTGGTTAGCACTTATGGGGGGATTCTTCTTCACTGGACTTGTTGTGTGGACGATCGAGTGGCCCAGAAACCCGGAGTACCAAAGATCGAGTTTGAGACAGTGCAGCACTGCTCTCTACTTTTCTTTCTCGACTTTGACATTTTCTCATG TGCAGAGCTACACAGCTAGCTTATCATCCATTTTGACTGCAAAGAGGCTCCGGCCCTCAGTGACAGATCTTGAGCAGCTCCGATCAAATGGTGATTATATTGGATACCAATCTGGATCATTTGTACGTTCTGTCTTGATAAAAGAAGGCTTCAATGTCAATAGGCTAAAGGACTATCCGAATAAAGAGGAATATGCTAAAGCTTTGAGGAAGGGATCAAAGAATGGAGGTGTCTCAGCTATCGTTGATGAGATCCCATATATAACCTCGTTTCTCTCTGACCCTAAATATATTAATGAATTCCAGATGGTTAATCGCATATACAAGACACCTGGACTTGGTTTC GTGTTTCCTCAAAAATCTCCGCTGGTGCATGATCTTTCGGTTGCCATCCTGGACCTTGGGGCTGAGGGCTCACGAATTGAAAAGAAATGGTTAGGCACAGAAACACCATTGCCCAGCTATGGCATCCCCAACACGGACGCGACACCTCTCACTTTGCGAAGTTTCTCTGGTCTCTTCATCATCACTGTATGTATGTCAGCTCTCATGCTGTTGATAAGCATTGCCAAGTCGGTTCATGCCAAATACACCAAAGTGAGGGATTCTGATATGCAGAGTGCCGATGGAGATGGCAGAAGTGAAGGCCACAGAGGATTTGGTCCGCTGCAGAACGACATGGGCAATGGGTCTATGGCTGATCAACCCCACCATGAAGCCAGAAATGAGCATCCTCAGGGTGTCAGTGGGATCAGAGAAAGTCCTGGTGATGTAGAACCCAATGACTCTGTGCCCGAACACGCCATCCTAATCGAGATGAACACCCGATGA